A region of Plantactinospora sp. BC1 DNA encodes the following proteins:
- a CDS encoding FAD-linked oxidase C-terminal domain-containing protein, producing the protein MARAEIERVAVELRAVLGEQQVIDDRARLRTYECDGLAQYRVVPALVVLPRTAQECAQVVRACVAARVPFVARGSGTGLSGGALPHADGVLIVTSQLRAIREVSPADERAVVEPGVINLAVTRAATPYGYYYAPDPSSQQICSIGGNVAENSGGAHCLKYGFTTNHVLGLQVVTPDGDLVRLGGAAPDSPGYDLVGAFVGSEGTLGIATEVTVRLVRLPESVRTLLAAFATTDAAGAATSAIIAAGVVPAAVEMMDALAIEAAEAAVHCGYPAGAGAVLIVELDGPAAEVEAQFAEVTRLCRANAAFEIRIAADDAERALFWKGRKSAFAAVGRISPDYIVQDGVIPRTALPEVLRRIGELAAERGIRVANVFHAGDGNLHPLVLFDDSVDGQAERAEELSGAILDLCVAYGGSITGEHGVGMDKAKYLPRMYTDDDLDTMQLLRCAFDPRSLANPGKIFPTPRLCGEVPGRRRGAHPLQEAGLAEVF; encoded by the coding sequence ATGGCCCGAGCCGAGATCGAGAGGGTGGCCGTCGAACTGCGCGCCGTCCTCGGTGAGCAGCAGGTGATCGACGACCGGGCCCGGCTGCGGACCTACGAGTGCGACGGGCTCGCCCAGTATCGCGTGGTGCCGGCGCTGGTGGTGCTGCCCCGGACCGCCCAGGAATGCGCCCAGGTGGTCCGGGCCTGCGTGGCCGCGCGGGTGCCGTTCGTGGCCCGGGGTTCCGGCACCGGCCTCTCCGGCGGCGCCCTGCCGCACGCCGACGGGGTGCTGATCGTCACCTCCCAACTGCGCGCCATCCGGGAGGTGTCGCCGGCCGACGAACGGGCCGTGGTCGAGCCGGGCGTGATCAACCTGGCGGTCACCCGGGCCGCCACCCCGTACGGCTACTACTACGCCCCCGACCCGTCCAGCCAGCAGATCTGCTCGATCGGCGGGAACGTGGCGGAGAACTCCGGCGGGGCACACTGCCTGAAGTACGGCTTCACCACGAACCACGTACTCGGACTACAGGTGGTCACCCCGGACGGCGACCTCGTCCGGCTCGGCGGGGCGGCACCGGACAGCCCCGGTTACGACCTCGTCGGCGCCTTCGTCGGCTCGGAGGGCACCCTCGGGATCGCCACCGAGGTCACCGTACGGCTGGTCCGGCTGCCGGAGTCGGTGCGTACCCTGCTCGCCGCCTTCGCCACCACCGACGCCGCCGGGGCGGCGACCTCGGCGATCATCGCCGCCGGGGTGGTGCCGGCGGCGGTGGAGATGATGGACGCGCTCGCCATCGAGGCGGCCGAGGCGGCCGTGCACTGCGGCTACCCGGCCGGTGCGGGCGCGGTGCTGATCGTCGAGCTGGACGGCCCGGCCGCCGAGGTCGAGGCGCAGTTCGCCGAAGTGACGCGGCTCTGCCGGGCCAACGCCGCGTTCGAGATCCGGATCGCCGCCGACGACGCCGAGCGGGCGCTCTTCTGGAAGGGTCGCAAGTCGGCCTTCGCCGCCGTCGGCCGGATCAGCCCGGACTACATCGTGCAGGACGGGGTGATCCCGCGTACCGCCCTGCCGGAGGTGCTGCGTCGGATCGGTGAACTCGCCGCCGAACGCGGCATCCGGGTGGCGAACGTCTTCCACGCCGGGGACGGCAACCTGCATCCGCTGGTCCTCTTCGACGATTCCGTCGACGGGCAGGCCGAACGGGCCGAGGAACTCTCCGGCGCCATCCTCGACCTCTGCGTCGCGTACGGCGGGTCGATCACCGGGGAGCACGGCGTCGGGATGGACAAGGCGAAGTACCTGCCCCGGATGTACACCGACGACGACCTGGACACCATGCAGTTGCTGCGCTGCGCCTTCGACCCGCGCTCGCTGGCCAACCCCGGCAAGATCTTCCCCACTCCCCGGCTCTGCGGCGAGGTGCCCGGCCGGCGCAGGGGGGCGCACCCGCTCCAGGAGGCCGGTCTCGCGGAGGTGTTCTGA